From a single Gimesia fumaroli genomic region:
- a CDS encoding DUF1501 domain-containing protein, with protein MNSKQNQSEVSRRDFLRVGSLSFVGLSMSERAALSAAQNDRSQKNCILIMMTGGASQLETFDPKPEAPAEIRGPLKAISTSVPGLLVSEAFPQLAQRASQFSLVRSLYHDAAPIHETGYQLLQTGRLSKGALNYPCFGSVISRQFGPRGDAPPFVVLPRLVSSLGVNMYRGQQATFLGEEFAPATTVGESSANGEYEIKIEGESKAIQQQYGKHRFGQLMLQARQLVEHGTRCVIVNLFDDLHQQLTWDCHGTGAGTSGKVYEYRDSLGPAFDKAISTLLDDLSSKDLLDDTLVVATGEFGRTPQINAHGGRDHWPHVWSALVAGGGTPGGQVVGASDARASAPVECPVHASQLTATIYHHLGLNPGSSLAQLNDQELKLVEASPIAELITG; from the coding sequence ATGAATTCCAAGCAAAATCAATCCGAAGTTTCCCGCCGGGATTTTCTCCGTGTCGGAAGTTTAAGCTTCGTTGGATTGTCTATGTCCGAACGGGCAGCGTTATCTGCTGCCCAAAATGATCGTTCGCAGAAGAACTGTATTCTGATCATGATGACAGGGGGCGCCAGCCAACTGGAAACATTTGACCCCAAACCGGAAGCACCGGCTGAAATTCGAGGGCCGCTCAAAGCGATCTCAACGTCGGTACCGGGATTGTTGGTGAGTGAAGCCTTTCCGCAACTGGCTCAACGTGCCAGCCAGTTTTCACTCGTCCGTTCTTTGTATCATGATGCAGCGCCCATTCATGAAACCGGATACCAGTTGCTTCAGACAGGCAGGTTGTCAAAAGGAGCATTGAACTATCCCTGTTTTGGCTCTGTCATTTCACGCCAGTTTGGGCCACGCGGCGATGCACCTCCCTTTGTGGTCTTGCCGCGTCTAGTCAGTTCACTGGGCGTGAATATGTACCGCGGTCAGCAGGCTACCTTTCTGGGAGAAGAGTTCGCCCCTGCGACCACCGTTGGCGAGTCTTCTGCCAATGGAGAATATGAGATCAAAATTGAAGGAGAATCGAAGGCCATTCAGCAGCAGTATGGAAAACATCGCTTCGGCCAATTGATGCTGCAGGCACGTCAACTGGTGGAACACGGTACCCGCTGTGTGATCGTCAATTTATTCGATGATCTACATCAACAGTTGACCTGGGATTGTCATGGTACGGGAGCTGGAACTTCCGGAAAAGTCTACGAGTATCGCGATTCATTGGGACCTGCTTTTGATAAAGCGATATCGACTCTGCTCGACGATCTTTCTTCGAAAGATTTACTAGACGATACACTGGTAGTCGCCACTGGTGAGTTTGGTCGAACGCCTCAAATCAACGCGCATGGTGGTCGCGATCATTGGCCTCATGTCTGGTCGGCGTTAGTTGCAGGCGGAGGCACACCCGGTGGTCAGGTGGTGGGAGCCAGCGATGCTCGAGCCAGTGCGCCGGTGGAATGTCCGGTTCACGCGTCCCAACTGACGGCGACGATTTATCATCACCTGGGACTCAATCCCGGCAGCAGTCTGGCACAGCTGAATGATCAGGAACTGAAGCTGGTCGAGGCATCTCCCATCGCGGAATTGATCACCGGGTAA
- a CDS encoding beta-ribofuranosylaminobenzene 5'-phosphate synthase family protein: protein MLREVRITTGSRLHWGLLSLAPTTGREFGGIGLMVDAPHFVLSVKESFAGQDHITCSDAYYSKVEAALAAVRNYLPDSSQPRFFTLELQSEIPMHCGFGSGTQLSLALARAISLLSEEQEQSSVELARRVGRGARSALGVHGFDCGGFLVEGGKRDLEQISPLVAHADFPEDWRILLITPKDQAGISGTVEVDAIQRLGPMPVAITEQLCRLVLMQLLPAVLTHDFPEFSAGLTNFGRTVGEFFKPAQGGIYAHPQMAELESLLITNGIQGIAQTSWGPTLSVVCPSSAEADNVSSLLLVEGYGESCSLRTVNPLNRGAQIHIKESA from the coding sequence ATGCTACGCGAAGTGAGGATTACAACCGGAAGCCGATTGCATTGGGGGTTGCTCTCACTGGCTCCCACGACGGGCCGCGAATTTGGTGGCATTGGCTTGATGGTTGATGCACCACATTTTGTGCTTTCCGTAAAAGAGTCGTTCGCTGGTCAGGATCACATTACATGCAGTGATGCTTACTACTCAAAAGTTGAAGCGGCTCTTGCTGCGGTACGGAATTATCTTCCTGATTCTTCACAGCCGCGTTTCTTCACATTGGAATTACAATCCGAAATTCCAATGCACTGTGGCTTTGGTTCTGGAACCCAGTTAAGTCTGGCTTTAGCACGTGCGATTTCTTTACTTTCAGAAGAGCAGGAGCAGTCTTCCGTCGAGCTGGCACGGCGAGTCGGGCGTGGGGCTCGTTCAGCGCTGGGAGTTCATGGTTTTGATTGTGGCGGCTTTCTGGTTGAGGGAGGTAAGAGAGACCTGGAGCAGATCAGTCCGCTGGTAGCGCATGCTGACTTCCCTGAAGACTGGAGGATTTTGCTGATCACACCCAAAGATCAGGCAGGTATTTCCGGAACTGTTGAAGTGGATGCAATTCAACGGCTGGGGCCGATGCCTGTTGCCATCACAGAACAACTCTGTCGACTGGTGTTGATGCAACTTCTGCCAGCGGTTCTGACACACGATTTTCCCGAGTTCAGCGCCGGTTTGACCAACTTTGGACGGACGGTCGGTGAGTTTTTCAAGCCCGCTCAGGGGGGCATATATGCCCATCCCCAGATGGCAGAGCTGGAATCACTCTTAATTACTAACGGAATCCAGGGAATCGCCCAAACGTCCTGGGGGCCGACTTTGTCAGTTGTCTGTCCCAGTTCTGCTGAGGCTGACAATGTTTCAAGTCTCTTGTTAGTAGAAGGTTACGGGGAATCGTGTTCTTTGAGAACGGTCAATCCGCTTAATCGAGGCGCCCAGATTCATATCAAAGAGTCTGCATGA
- a CDS encoding vWA domain-containing protein: MSERHFQFNSFELSGWTIVSVCAVVLALVTIVLLFRYERRLVAPKVGNILIALRVTTLIFILLTFLEPVLTWSFNTEKTGRLVVAVDVSDSMNTQDRHASDLEKLQLARALKMIGNDQINDRLDRWENAYSLKQEPPWVDESETANPEKRAQLGASRKQNLEEIFAEIDKLSRKEIAQKLLLNPANPILEKLQQRGQVDLVLFAGEAVSAEKTTLETGLDQVPDQVHMGLSNLSQALKASTGSSESGASPISGYILLTDGRDNSQLNPVSTAEQLGQMQVPVYPVILGSSHQPKDISVAALDYPQTAFKDDKPLLKARIGTSGYEGQEVRVVLKQNDREVAVKNFKSQGISKLLEFELNSGTLGRQEFKVETNLLPGETRDDNNEKSFAINIVDDKSRVLLVEETARWEFRFLHNALERDKRIELQQVLFEQPYMGLLPQPFFPNQLLIKTQPDNEQLNLEEKTHPFADKDLIIIGDVSPEHLENWEHIQTFVADQGGTLVLLAGKKYLPLAHQSPILNELLPLKNLKVVDWNQGNFKVPPAERGMRLQLTPEGEAEPLFQFDVNPATNRDIWKQLPGHLWFLQGELKPGASVLAYGISPFNAPLDEEKDGVIIQRQYGSGKVIWIGIDSTWRWRYRVGDRYHHRFWGQLARWAARNKASAGNEFVKFSLSKTDIDAGEITTATARWTQEYLNRFPDVKTSVTISKASEPDKVIASFDLNRQKNQPVIHEANLPSLPAGEYQLKLITSPEVAEGKEITTPLFVHEIKTIELGNLTSNPQLLSEMAKSSGGKMLTPGTLDQLLDLLPNLSQETTSQDEISLWDHWLILTLIMGILTVEWAIRKLNGLP, translated from the coding sequence ATGAGTGAACGGCACTTCCAGTTTAACAGTTTCGAATTGAGCGGATGGACGATTGTCAGCGTCTGCGCCGTCGTGCTCGCGCTGGTCACCATTGTCCTGCTCTTTCGCTACGAGCGACGGCTGGTTGCGCCTAAAGTAGGAAATATACTGATCGCGCTGCGCGTGACAACACTCATCTTCATTCTGCTCACATTTCTGGAACCGGTACTGACCTGGTCTTTCAATACGGAAAAAACAGGGCGGCTGGTTGTTGCCGTCGATGTCTCCGACAGTATGAACACCCAGGATCGTCATGCCAGTGATCTGGAAAAGCTGCAACTGGCACGAGCGTTGAAAATGATCGGCAACGATCAGATTAACGATCGACTGGATCGCTGGGAAAACGCGTACTCTTTAAAACAGGAACCGCCGTGGGTCGATGAAAGCGAAACGGCTAATCCGGAGAAAAGAGCTCAACTCGGGGCTAGTCGCAAACAGAATCTTGAAGAAATTTTTGCGGAAATTGACAAACTGTCCCGTAAGGAAATTGCACAAAAACTGTTATTGAATCCTGCCAATCCGATTTTGGAGAAACTGCAGCAGCGGGGACAGGTCGACCTCGTCCTGTTTGCCGGCGAGGCGGTTTCGGCTGAGAAAACAACACTGGAAACCGGGCTCGATCAAGTTCCGGATCAGGTCCATATGGGCTTATCTAACCTCTCGCAGGCGCTCAAAGCCTCCACGGGTAGTAGTGAATCCGGAGCCTCACCAATTTCCGGATATATCCTGCTCACAGATGGTCGCGACAACAGCCAGCTCAATCCGGTCTCCACGGCGGAGCAACTGGGGCAAATGCAGGTGCCGGTTTACCCTGTGATTCTGGGTTCTTCGCATCAGCCGAAAGATATTTCGGTTGCTGCCCTCGATTATCCTCAAACGGCATTCAAAGACGACAAACCGTTACTCAAAGCCCGCATTGGTACCAGCGGCTATGAAGGCCAGGAAGTGCGCGTGGTCTTGAAACAGAACGACCGCGAAGTGGCTGTGAAAAATTTTAAGTCTCAGGGCATCAGCAAACTGCTTGAATTTGAACTCAATTCCGGAACACTGGGGCGACAGGAATTCAAAGTCGAAACGAATCTCCTGCCGGGAGAAACCCGCGATGACAACAATGAAAAGAGCTTCGCAATCAATATTGTAGATGATAAATCGCGTGTGTTGCTGGTCGAAGAAACAGCGAGGTGGGAATTCCGGTTTCTGCATAACGCTCTGGAACGTGACAAACGGATTGAGCTGCAGCAGGTTCTGTTTGAGCAACCTTATATGGGGCTCCTGCCGCAGCCATTTTTTCCGAATCAATTATTGATTAAAACCCAACCCGATAACGAACAGCTGAACCTGGAAGAAAAAACCCATCCCTTCGCAGATAAAGACCTGATTATCATCGGCGATGTTTCACCAGAGCATCTGGAAAACTGGGAGCACATCCAGACCTTCGTCGCCGATCAGGGAGGAACACTGGTTTTGCTGGCAGGGAAGAAATATCTGCCTCTGGCACACCAATCTCCAATTCTGAATGAACTGTTGCCGCTCAAAAATCTGAAAGTGGTCGACTGGAACCAGGGAAACTTCAAAGTACCTCCCGCCGAGCGAGGCATGCGGCTGCAACTGACGCCCGAAGGAGAAGCAGAACCGCTGTTCCAGTTTGACGTGAATCCGGCAACCAACCGGGATATCTGGAAACAGCTTCCAGGACACCTCTGGTTCCTGCAGGGAGAATTGAAACCGGGCGCTTCGGTATTGGCTTATGGTATTTCACCGTTCAATGCGCCACTCGATGAAGAGAAAGATGGGGTGATCATTCAACGGCAATACGGTTCCGGAAAAGTGATCTGGATCGGCATCGACAGCACCTGGCGCTGGCGGTATCGAGTAGGAGACCGGTATCACCACCGCTTCTGGGGACAACTGGCGCGCTGGGCTGCCCGCAACAAAGCATCCGCCGGCAATGAATTCGTCAAATTCAGTCTGAGCAAGACTGACATTGATGCCGGAGAAATCACGACTGCGACGGCACGTTGGACCCAGGAATATCTGAACCGATTCCCGGATGTGAAAACCAGCGTGACCATCTCCAAAGCATCCGAGCCAGACAAAGTCATTGCCTCATTTGATCTCAACAGGCAAAAGAACCAACCAGTGATCCATGAAGCAAACCTGCCCTCACTTCCTGCCGGAGAATACCAGCTGAAACTGATCACCTCGCCTGAAGTTGCGGAGGGAAAAGAGATCACGACACCGCTGTTCGTCCATGAAATTAAAACCATTGAACTGGGCAATCTGACTTCGAACCCACAGTTGCTATCGGAAATGGCAAAATCCAGTGGCGGCAAAATGCTGACACCCGGGACTCTCGATCAACTGCTGGATCTATTGCCCAATTTAAGCCAGGAAACGACCAGTCAGGACGAAATTTCTCTCTGGGACCACTGGCTGATTCTGACCCTGATCATGGGGATTCTTACGGTAGAATGGGCGATTCGCAAACTGAATGGCTTGCCTTGA
- a CDS encoding BatA domain-containing protein has translation MIFDFLNPMMLLGLLGISLPILVHLLSRKRYDIVHWGAMQFLELGRRTRRRIRLEGWLLLAIRMLLIALITFALARPWISGGFLSKFISTQSRDVVFIIDGSYSMGWEGEATTPHSAAIQWIHRFMEELNSGDTITVIDARDQPRLVTESPTHQFELVREKLNQLPPPSGSSNLANSVSKAIQTLSTTSNLEREIIVLTDDQAFCWSPQDTILWDQVNDLLQQSAVPIDLWATNVAGEKNQGVQSNLRVEKLTVSREVCVKNLPVKIATTIRYDGPEPSLISPVYFEIDGQRINEKTQSVKIENHGESAIEFQHRFEDEGTHVVSVVLEPDQLPGDDRSDAALHVTSALPVLLVDGTPSFDPTRSEVFFANLALMAPTNRTPWIQTTIIEKEQLNAEILKNQAVVILANVDTLTETQAGDLIDFVNHEGGGVMIALGDQINPEQYQKLLFHAEGLIPVELKANESNPGIDFGNLIQINSDSLQTPWLTRFRGEYASGLTSARFNHWWDVEVLDAAVELPEEQAEKSETKPRSTPVKIAELSNDKPLLYLMNHERGRVLLLTSSLDADWNNLPTKPDYVPFLHEAVFELSSGRVFRNINTDEPIVVPVPAKTTIEQFEFLDPNNNPVIGTIDPSANGATFQSQNTSLPGIYALNPKQGVKTELKSDRFVVNFDRSESDLTPLTEAQQKNLSDDYHLTFFKTLDELKQAMFSDVSETEFWRVLLLIFLLLMVGELFLTRRLVQGGHATLSDNNPPDSTI, from the coding sequence ATGATATTTGATTTCCTCAATCCGATGATGCTACTCGGCCTGCTGGGGATTTCATTACCCATCCTAGTGCATTTGCTTAGTCGTAAGCGCTACGACATCGTACACTGGGGAGCGATGCAGTTTCTGGAACTGGGTCGACGCACCCGGCGCCGCATTCGTCTGGAAGGCTGGCTGCTGCTGGCTATTCGCATGCTCTTGATTGCACTCATCACGTTTGCGCTCGCGCGTCCCTGGATCTCTGGCGGCTTTTTATCAAAATTTATCTCCACACAATCGCGAGACGTGGTCTTCATTATAGATGGTTCCTACAGTATGGGCTGGGAGGGAGAAGCGACCACGCCGCATTCTGCCGCCATACAATGGATTCACCGTTTTATGGAAGAACTGAACTCGGGAGATACCATTACCGTCATTGATGCCCGCGACCAACCGCGACTCGTGACCGAGTCTCCCACGCATCAGTTCGAACTGGTGCGGGAAAAGTTGAATCAGCTGCCTCCCCCCTCCGGTTCATCCAATCTGGCCAATTCGGTTTCCAAAGCCATTCAGACTCTGAGTACAACATCGAATCTGGAACGGGAAATTATTGTCCTCACGGACGACCAGGCGTTCTGCTGGTCTCCACAAGACACCATTCTCTGGGATCAGGTGAATGACCTGCTGCAGCAATCGGCGGTCCCCATTGATCTATGGGCGACTAATGTCGCAGGAGAAAAGAATCAGGGGGTTCAATCCAATTTACGGGTCGAGAAATTAACCGTCTCCCGTGAGGTCTGTGTGAAAAATCTCCCCGTAAAAATCGCGACCACCATCCGCTACGATGGCCCTGAACCATCGCTGATCTCTCCGGTCTATTTTGAAATCGATGGCCAGCGGATCAATGAAAAAACACAATCAGTGAAAATTGAAAATCATGGCGAATCCGCCATCGAATTCCAGCATCGCTTCGAAGACGAAGGAACCCACGTCGTCAGCGTTGTATTGGAACCGGATCAACTTCCGGGCGATGATCGTTCCGATGCGGCCTTGCATGTCACCAGCGCCCTGCCGGTACTGCTGGTCGATGGCACCCCCAGTTTTGACCCCACACGCAGCGAAGTCTTTTTTGCTAATCTGGCACTCATGGCTCCCACAAATCGTACCCCCTGGATCCAGACGACCATCATTGAAAAAGAACAATTGAATGCCGAGATCTTAAAAAATCAAGCGGTCGTCATTCTGGCTAATGTGGACACCCTCACCGAAACACAAGCGGGCGATTTGATTGACTTTGTCAATCACGAAGGGGGAGGCGTGATGATTGCGCTCGGAGATCAGATCAACCCCGAGCAATATCAAAAACTGTTATTTCACGCGGAAGGCTTGATCCCCGTTGAGCTCAAAGCGAATGAATCGAATCCGGGAATCGACTTTGGCAATTTGATTCAAATCAACTCAGATAGCCTGCAAACTCCCTGGCTCACTCGCTTTCGCGGTGAATACGCCAGCGGCCTGACATCAGCCCGGTTTAACCACTGGTGGGATGTCGAAGTGCTTGATGCAGCCGTTGAACTTCCTGAAGAACAGGCTGAGAAATCGGAGACCAAACCGCGATCAACGCCTGTCAAAATCGCTGAACTGAGTAATGACAAACCGCTGCTGTATTTAATGAACCACGAGCGCGGTCGCGTGTTGCTGCTGACGTCATCACTGGATGCCGACTGGAATAATCTGCCGACCAAACCCGATTATGTTCCCTTTCTGCATGAAGCCGTGTTCGAACTCTCTTCGGGGCGCGTGTTCCGCAACATTAATACTGACGAACCCATCGTCGTCCCGGTACCAGCCAAGACAACAATCGAACAGTTCGAATTTCTTGACCCGAACAACAATCCGGTAATCGGTACGATTGATCCCTCTGCAAACGGGGCAACATTTCAATCTCAAAATACGTCGCTGCCTGGCATCTATGCTCTGAATCCCAAACAAGGCGTGAAAACCGAATTGAAATCTGATCGCTTTGTCGTGAATTTTGACCGCAGTGAATCGGATCTGACGCCACTCACCGAAGCGCAACAGAAAAATTTGAGTGACGATTATCATTTGACATTTTTCAAAACACTCGATGAACTGAAACAGGCGATGTTTTCAGACGTTTCGGAAACGGAATTTTGGAGAGTTTTATTATTGATCTTCCTGCTGCTAATGGTGGGAGAGCTATTTCTGACAAGACGACTGGTACAGGGTGGACATGCCACTCTATCTGATAATAATCCCCCCGATTCTACTATTTAA
- the larC gene encoding nickel pincer cofactor biosynthesis protein LarC gives MRIAYLDCSTGISGDMTLAALVDAGVNPDEIIAGIDSLGLPGVTLSFSSTMKGGFHATSVQIEHPEQHAHRHLNDIVKILKQSDRLTPKQYEMSLALFSAIAGAEAKVHGSTIEKVHFHEVGAIDSIVDIVGVAIGFDLLGVEQIISSPIPTGYGQIKIDHGICTVPAPGTAELLKGIPLADIPVQAELTTPTGAAIISTLVDRFSMLPPMTIEEIGYGAGTKNFPERANLLRLFVGESILASNIDYVTLLETNLDDVSGEVIGYTKQKLLAAGALDVYTTAIQMKKSRPAVILSLICKPESADKLESILFQETETLGIRRHQLQRSIRPRQQQQVKTTWGEVEGKISLAPNQQTIFTPEYESCAKLAEKHQVSLRTIYRAAEAAFLFDEKTAASFDTEANVPHDHDHDHDHDHDHDHDHG, from the coding sequence GTGCGGATTGCTTACTTAGATTGTTCTACTGGAATTAGTGGTGATATGACTCTGGCTGCCCTTGTGGATGCGGGAGTGAACCCAGACGAGATCATCGCCGGCATTGATTCCCTTGGTTTGCCCGGCGTCACGCTCTCATTCTCTTCCACGATGAAAGGGGGCTTTCATGCGACTTCAGTACAAATTGAGCATCCCGAGCAACACGCCCATCGTCACTTAAACGATATCGTCAAGATCTTAAAACAGTCGGATCGGCTTACTCCAAAACAGTACGAGATGTCGCTCGCTCTGTTTTCCGCGATCGCGGGTGCGGAAGCCAAAGTGCATGGTTCGACCATTGAAAAAGTACACTTCCATGAAGTCGGGGCCATCGATTCCATCGTGGATATCGTGGGAGTCGCGATCGGCTTCGACCTGCTGGGCGTCGAACAAATCATTTCCAGCCCGATCCCAACGGGTTACGGTCAGATTAAAATTGATCACGGCATCTGCACGGTACCAGCCCCGGGAACGGCGGAACTCCTGAAAGGCATCCCCCTGGCCGACATTCCAGTTCAAGCTGAGCTGACCACTCCCACGGGTGCCGCTATCATTTCGACACTCGTTGATCGTTTCTCCATGCTGCCTCCCATGACGATTGAAGAAATTGGATACGGGGCTGGCACCAAAAACTTCCCAGAGCGTGCCAACCTGTTGCGTTTGTTTGTCGGCGAATCTATTTTAGCCAGCAATATCGATTATGTGACACTACTCGAAACAAACCTGGATGATGTTTCGGGAGAGGTTATTGGCTATACAAAACAAAAACTGCTGGCAGCCGGTGCGCTGGACGTTTATACGACGGCGATTCAGATGAAGAAAAGCCGCCCGGCTGTTATACTGAGCCTCATTTGCAAACCAGAATCCGCCGACAAACTGGAATCGATTCTGTTTCAGGAAACAGAAACGCTGGGTATCCGTCGACATCAGTTGCAGCGTTCCATTCGTCCCCGTCAACAACAGCAAGTCAAAACCACCTGGGGAGAAGTGGAAGGAAAAATTTCGCTGGCACCAAACCAGCAAACGATTTTTACTCCGGAATATGAATCGTGTGCAAAACTGGCAGAGAAACATCAGGTCTCGCTCAGAACCATCTATCGTGCTGCCGAGGCTGCTTTCCTGTTTGATGAAAAAACAGCGGCTTCCTTCGACACGGAAGCGAATGTCCCCCACGACCACGACCACGACCACGACCACGACCATGACCATGACCATGACCATGGATAA
- a CDS encoding prenyltransferase/squalene oxidase repeat-containing protein, which produces MSRWLAVFLLLGFSLETTTVCRAQGLDQQKKQLDASIQRAVQFLSKSQQPSGAWSFNSYGESTAATSLAIMAFMAAGYVPEEGPYGDQINKGIDWVLAHQIDNGLVVHHKSHGPMYSHGISTLMLAEVAGMLTGEREKKCRQVLERAIKLIVSAQDISKDKRNTGGWRYTQTSKDSDLSVTGWQLLALRAAKNIGCDISADHIDKAVAYVRHCRGRNNVGFAYQPGGAPSATRTGTGILALEICGKHHTQDALQAGDYLVQRPLHPDEFYYFYGAYYCSVGMFQMGGEYWKKTRATIVPQLLEMQKHDGSWLANKGSEKEAGKVYATTLAVLALAVEYQYLPIYQR; this is translated from the coding sequence ATGTCGCGATGGCTGGCCGTATTTCTGCTTTTGGGATTCTCCCTGGAAACGACTACTGTTTGCCGGGCGCAGGGACTTGATCAACAGAAAAAACAGCTCGACGCAAGTATTCAACGGGCGGTGCAATTTTTATCCAAATCGCAACAGCCTTCCGGCGCCTGGTCATTTAATTCTTATGGAGAATCGACGGCTGCAACTTCGCTGGCCATTATGGCTTTCATGGCAGCCGGTTATGTTCCGGAAGAAGGCCCTTATGGCGACCAAATCAATAAAGGCATCGACTGGGTACTGGCTCATCAGATCGACAATGGTCTGGTCGTGCATCATAAAAGTCACGGACCGATGTATAGCCATGGGATTAGTACGCTGATGCTGGCGGAAGTTGCGGGTATGCTCACCGGGGAACGCGAAAAAAAATGCCGCCAGGTTCTGGAACGTGCCATTAAATTGATTGTCTCTGCACAGGATATTTCCAAAGATAAAAGAAACACAGGCGGCTGGCGATACACCCAAACCAGTAAAGACAGCGACCTCAGCGTCACTGGCTGGCAGTTATTAGCCCTGCGTGCCGCAAAGAATATCGGCTGTGATATTTCCGCTGACCATATCGATAAAGCAGTCGCCTACGTGCGACATTGTCGCGGGCGAAACAATGTCGGGTTTGCTTATCAACCCGGCGGAGCCCCCAGTGCCACGCGAACCGGCACCGGTATTCTCGCTCTGGAAATTTGCGGGAAACATCATACACAGGATGCCCTGCAAGCGGGCGATTATCTCGTGCAACGTCCGTTACATCCGGATGAATTTTATTATTTTTATGGCGCCTATTACTGCAGTGTCGGCATGTTTCAGATGGGGGGAGAATACTGGAAAAAAACCCGGGCAACCATCGTTCCCCAGTTATTGGAAATGCAAAAGCATGATGGCAGTTGGCTGGCGAACAAAGGTAGTGAAAAAGAAGCAGGGAAAGTCTATGCCACAACACTGGCTGTCCTCGCACTTGCCGTCGAATACCAGTACCTGCCCATCTATCAGCGCTGA